The DNA segment CAAAAGCAAAAGGCACCTCTCTCTCATCTCTCCGCGGTTTAGCTCCTGTTTTTGGTCCTTGTCGAGTTGGGGTCTCGAGTTGAGCAAGTTTACTGTTAAAAACAGtgacgaggcgtaaatgatcgattgtcgatatatccgcatttgaagccatggtaaagaatcaagcAGGAACCCGGAACTGGttccaaattccggaactttcgaattttcctgaattttcccggaacttttgatattcccgaaatgttcctgATCTTTCGCATTTTACGgaactttcttggaacttttgaaaaaatcttaatctcggaactttaggcggtcatggagtgggagaaattggaacaaaaaagttccgaaggCCGGAACTTCAGACGGTCATGGAATGGGTGCACAGCtgaatcgagtattaaggtgctcgttgcgaacaccctgtgtatcgatcctttttcataggtttaaatgtgagttaaatcgatatatcgcaaagcacaccacgccactggttttaaATAttggagtgaaattttgtgGCGGAGTCTCTACAGCGACCAAAAATCCCGAGTGTTGTGAATGTGAGTCAAATCAACTTCCTTACGGGTacttacactattacggagcggaatctacttTTTTTTGCGGAGAGTCATGCgtttttatggtgctaatttcacttcgtattcatatcactcggTGTTGCCGGGTGCTTTATATAGACTTCGGCTCCTAGTGTCAcctcttgatttttaaaagtgtaGCAACCTCGGACAATCATGCAATCAGTAGCATTTCAGTGAAATTAGCATATCGGTATATTTCAGGAGTTTAGTTTATGGGTCGGGACATTGTGGTTTTTCACACGAAAACACACGGAGAAAAGTTTGCCGGTTAATATTTCACTCATCGGATTCCTATTTCAGCCAACATTCTGTCCTGTTTGTTTTATCTTACTGCACATATATTCATTTCTATTTGTTTCGACAGGGCCTTTACCATAACACCATAGAAGTCCTATTCCAATACGGAGTGGTCTTTTGGAAGAAGGGGTCACTACCaagatgtaaaaaataaataaataataataaataaaataatcttGCGAAATTTTTCCGACCCCGCTCTGGTGACCTCACGGTCACGAGACGCTGTCTCATCACGTTATGTGTAATACATGGGTTCATTGAGCAGGAATAAGAAGGATATatcgaaaaaaattagtttttcattttatctcgAAGCTTACCTCTTTTCGATTAGACTCCTATCGCAAAAAAACCCGTTTAGTTGTACTCGTACATCACGGAACGTTGCGCTCCATTctcaccagttcgccttcaaaaacgAGGTAGGCAATGTGAGTGGCCTAGGAGCAGTTATAGTTGCTGGCAGCAGTTAGAGTAATAGCATCTTCGGGTACGTTGCGCTCACTCTCACCAGTTCTCCTTCACGGAACTGGTAGGCAACATGAGTGGCTTAGGAGTAGTAATAATTGCTTACCGCAGTTTGAACAATTCATCAATTTCAGCCCAGTCCATTGGCGACCTAACTTGAGAAGATCCGCGCTCATTCGtaccaattcgccttcaataaggtggaaggcaatgtgagcggctcaAAAACAGTAATGATTCCACTAGTGTTAGTATTTCATCGGGTTCAGTCGCACAGgttatttgaatcagtgagaacgaaaacacaccaactcgaaaaaatgaaagtaatcaagacacacgcaaaactaCACAGTAGTTAAAAAAGTTAGcgcaagaaaaagatttttggtaccgaaagacaagtacttgaggacactttaaaggttcaagttggaacagatgcgttaacttcaatgacctttttgaaaactgactctcatacatgaaaattgagcatttttgagttaccgagttggtgtgttttcgttctcactgattcatttgaagAGGGGTGGAACCagcaaattttcagagattgcGTTCTTGATGATATGCTATTCTTTGAGGATGGGTGCATCATACTGACAAGcgatttcttcaaaattgatttttaaaagtgcTCTGcagttttgtgaaaaaaagggCATATCcgcaaaaatttagaaaaaaagaagaaaaaaaacattcttgCCTATTTTTTCCGACCGTACTCGTGTGACCGTGGTATTTTTACATTGATTAATTTTTACGAACAGATCGTCTCCGtagccctcctgacataaggacgtaacgACACCGGGCAATGAACCCTGTGGTCCATATAAATAAATGCATTCCTGGGCTCATCCCTGGGTGTAAAGTTACACCGTTATATCAGCCGAGCGACGAGATATGATCGGGGAAATCAAGTTCCTCcatattttcttgaaacttgACTTTTGGCGATAAAGCGTCTCCTCTTGCGGAATGCCGCATTATGACATCAAAATGCGacggcttttccttttcatatcTATTTTTCTATGATTTCCCATATAAgataaaaattgtattcaatTCATTTAGCACTCTTATGCAGATGGAGCATggagcaatacaattttttcgcGCAATTTCTCCATTGTACCCGACGCAGCGAGATCGGGCCTGCAAACACATCATAATTCGTGGACGACACACAACCAGAAACACGATGCCGGAATGCAGCCACccatgctgccgtgccaaggaaaaacgacgtatgaacattcgagggttgccaaatttcccttgatgaaacgtgtttttttccgcaattcaaacatatttttccttaaaattttcagatattatagattaaattgcgtacaaaatagttagaaaattttggggggaaatattTACACTTaacccagtaaattcggtttttatcgaaggaaattcggcaacgtctgaaggcacatacgttgttcttccttagcacgggagcataCCCGTCCGAACCGCGGCTCCTTGAACCGTGAGCCCATTTTGTACTCGGTTCCACTCGGAAACCCCAGCCTCGGCGGCcgcgcagtggcgaggcgcgaatgatcgattatcgatatttccccatttggagctatggtaaagaatcgattattaagcgaacaccctgttaatcgatcctttccaagggtttcaatggcagatcaatcgatatatcgcaaagcacgccacgccactgcggccGCGGCGGTGCTGAGCAGTCGAGTGTGAACTCCTGTCAGTCATGGAAGAATTCGTCAAGTTCTGGGTCGGAAAGGAGGTCGGCGCGATCccgtggaaggggggggggaggtggggtAGAGGAGACACCGCGCACGGAAGTTGGaaaaacacccccccccccccccctcggggcCCAGTCCGGGAGCGGCCGTTGGCGGGCGTTAATTAGTCGGGCGGCCATTTTGTTGACACGTATGAGGAGTCATAAGCGAGCCGGGTGCGCACGATGGCGGCGCCGAGGTCGGTGCCGCGCGGAGGGCAAAAGCGAGTATATACTTGGGGTTTTTTGTTAGAGTTACGTGGTTCTTGCTCAGTAGGGTATTGGATGCCTCGACCCAGGTGAAAACCGAGTATGTGCTCGGGTTTTTTGTTGGAGTTATGCGGTTTTTGCTAGGTAGGGTATCGGATGCCTCGGCGCAGAGGCCTTAACGCGGGGCTTATCCTGCCGTGCGAGGGAAGAACGTATTATGagacttcagacgttgccaaggtTCTTTcggtaaaaactgaattttctgggaaaatcgagaatatttttttcttgaattttcagacagttttgtacgcaatttaatccaaaatacctgaaaattccaTCTTGCGCAACAGGGTATTGGATGCCTCGGCCCACAGTCCGTAACGTGGGACTCATCCTGCCGtaccgaggaagaacgccgtatgagccttcagacattgccaaggtTCTTTCGGTAGAAACCGagtttacagggaaaattgagaatatttttttcttgaattttcagacaattgtgtacgcaatttcatccaaaatacctgaaaattccgaggaaaaatattcataacattcttcaaaaataaatgttttccgggaggaaatttggcaactttaaaatgttcctacggcgtttccctttaacacggcagtatcGCCGAGGAGGAATGTCATATGAGCCTACAGACATTTGATAAAACCGATTTATTTTAACATTTACGTAATCTTTGATCATGGGCCAAATTAATATGTTCTTTTATTGATTCTGTACTTCTGAATTTGTACAAATAATAATTAAACTAACAATTGAGCAAATAACAATTTAACTCTAGATTTCAATATGAACTTAAGTACTTACCCATAAAGCATGAGTGATAAACTCTACAGTGCAGACAATCATGcatttttatctgatttttGGTGGCGTATGAAGTTTCActgggcccccccgcaaaattGTTTCTAAAGCCCCCCATTCTGATgatgaaattcaaaacaaaCCCCTCATCCTCCTATTCTCACCCGTCCCGTGATATTTCCTTCCCTCCTTTCCTTCCCTCCTTTCCTCCCTCTCTGAGCCCAAATCGCACAACTCATCGAAAAAATATCCTTGAAACAGCATGAAATATGCACGGATTAAAATAAGCTTATTTTTACGCTTTTTATGtgtgtcagaaaaaaaaaaaaaaaaaaaaaggaatgaacaAACTAATAGTACACCTCACATACTGAGAATTTGAGTAAAGTGTGAGTTCAATGACGCGGATAAACAATATTTTAAGATGTAGGTAAATAGATCTCTGAGAGACCTCGGTAAAATCCTGAGGTTTACATATTATATTCGGCAGTCAATGGTCACAAAGTTTAAGGATTTCATGAGTCATTGAATGAAGGAATCGTCACTGGAGGTAATGACCTTCTAGTAGGGTTAAGGAGAATCAGGAAATGGGTTAAATAAGgcaatttaaagaataaatcAATTTCGGTCCATCGTCTGTCCCGACAAGTGTTACGCCATCATTAGAAACAGAAAAACTCAACTTCAAGGCAAAAAAATCTAAGCAGGGCGGTCGCAGGGTGACGCacaaatattccaaaatttgtgaagatttTAATGCgcaaaaacaaggatgaaacggacgtatttctaccaaacagatctatgtggaggtgagaaatatgaggTGTGCTAGTTAGTtttctggccgtaagagtgaatgagaataataaagcgccagtgacgtcagcggccaCGATGGAGACTCTGAGCCGCGGATTTGcatctttaactcatgagccctgtccacaaggctctcttgccatgcccgtggctcatgagttccgcattcagttggcacataggtctgtttgatagaatgtaatatcccgcttttccaattctacaaaaggaatcacgcccacttttacattgcttcttatgcagcttcgacgagcacaccccatatttctcacctccacataggtctgtttggtagaaatacgtccaaacgaGAAGATTCATAACTTGATTCAGTCGTTCGGCAAATATCAACAAgataaattttttacgagaaatctTGAGCTTGAGTACTTCCGACTCAATGAGACTCGATTACTTCCGTGAAAAGTTATCGTCATCATGTCTTGATATCAAGTGAGTGCAGCACCTCGACCGCGTGAAACACATTTACGGAGAAATACTTAAATTTCTACCTATAATTCAATGTAAAGTACGTAAATATTCCAATTTAGATTAGCAACGAGGGCTTTCTCATACCGGGTAAATTTATATCAAAACACTCGATGATTACAATAGTGCGTTGATTGTGACGGTGTATGCGCGTTTATATAGGTTACGCAGAATCTTTAATTCACTTACTCTAGTAGTGAGacttttaagcgaattttacaGTGGTGAAAATGGCACCCTTACGACTTTGTTTAGGTTCTTTTTTGGTTCTTTGCATTGTGATCGATACCACCTTTTCTTCCGCTGGTGTAAAGTATTTGCCCCCTGTAGCACCGCAGGTGAGTATTCTAAAATCACTAACTATTCTAATCACTAACACTAACCAGTGgtgaggcatgaatgatcgattatagatatttctccatttgaagctatgataaagaatcgattattaagctgtatcgacccttttccaaaAGCTTAAATGGgagagcaatcgatatatcataaagcacgtcacgccactgacacTAACCGGCGCAATTGCGCgtggttttcaaaaaaaatttgatcatcttaagcaaaatttcaagtcacaGGTTTTTGTTGAGTCAGATAGAAACGAAATTTATTAGATTTTGACGTAAGATTTGTGAGGAATAAAATGAGAGGTCCAGTTTCTTTTTGTTACATTATAAAGGATGCGAAGTTTCAGTGTCGTCCGGTAATGTGCTCTATTGAGCATGATATACTCGTATTAAAATTTCTGCTGACTGCCACTCTAAATTACGTTCTTTAAACTGCAAACTTTGAAATACCGTAACTCCACTCTGGTTACTTATTTTTGGACGTATTTTATCCACAATATTGTTCTGTGTATATTCTGGTATCAATTACTCAATTTTATGTTTCTACGAACTAACGAGACCCTTTTACCCGGGAACAGTCATAAATGCTTAAAAATCGCTCACATGCTTATCTACACTATTTTCTATTATATACATTGTTAAAAATGAGCATATTCTGTATCCACATTCAAATGAAATCGAGTCAAATTCTAAATGACTCTAAATAAGTGACTATGCCTTGAAATCTCTACAAATAAATACAAGTACCTCTAAGTTGAAATCTCATTTGTCTCGATCTACTGGTCAACGGACTCAACTTATCTTCAATCTGAGAGAAGAgtacattatattattattttttgtagtATACCAGGtgataaattcatttttcctgCACGCTGCGTTTTCTTTACAAAAGACtttagagaattaaaaaaaaaattaaaaaaaaatgtttaaataggTGTAAGAATAGGTTTAAATTAATCTTTgacagaaaactgaaaatcacCCACCTTCCTCATAGCCAATGCAATTGGTATTCATTTCAGAAAGTGCACTATGGGTCCCTTGATGCCAATGCGGTAAAATCATTGTTCAATGAGTTTACTCGAGAATACGGTAAACGATACGAGAATCtgaaggagaaagaagaaagactgagaattttctcagaaaatttgaaacggTATGATGCAATGAACGCAGAGGAACAAGGAACAGCCGTCTACGGGATCGATGAGTTTTCGGATATGACAGGTAAGATTCCagtgaaacttttgaaataaggaactgCAATCTCTGACACATagataaaaacacttatctacattgggaaactaatggtacatgtgttgtttttaaaatgagccagagattgtggttcctGATTGCTGTATGGTTTTCGGATTTGGTCAAATTGTCATGGAAATGagatgaatttttgagaaaagttatgaatatttttccctatAGTTTTTAGATACTTTGGTTCAAATtgggtttcaatttttttgaaaaattagaaaaaaattaatctcaaGCCTTCCGAAAAAGTCGCGTATTGTGGAGGGATATTTGGAGACCTCCGGGGTCTCAGATGGCGTTAGCATAGGAATTTCTCTTTGCATTAAGTTGGATCAATAATGACCTATTTCGTTTTTTCTTGCAGCTAAGTGTTTTGAGCTGCGAATTTTGAACTATCAGAACTCCTgtctgatttgaaatttttggagaaatgaaAGGACTAGGTTATGAAACTCGAAGAATTACATATTTCGAAATACAGATAGTCTGAAACTCGGCTATTCATTTTCGTATCATTGAAGCATTTCAGCTGAATGGCGTCCAAAGAGTTTAGGCCGCTGTGCGGCCAGGAATACCTCTCACCATTCCCAAAACTACccctttttttattactttcccatttttttaaaaaaaatatttatatataaAACCTGATTAGTTTTATAGTACTGTAAAATTATCTAATTTCTAATGCAATTATCTGATTATCTAGTAGATTTTACTGGAATCCAAGACGAATTTTATCTCATATTTTCTTCACCGTACTCTAGTGTTTCAATCTCACATCATTAagtgtttcatttttatttctcattttcagtcgAGGAATTCAGTAATAAGATGTTGACACTGAATATTAATTCCTACAAAAAGCGGCTAGGCGAAAAATATGACGACCCTAGTTTGAAACACGTAAAAGCTCCGAAGAATTTCGACTGGAGGGAAAAAGGAGGGGTTACTCCAATAAAGGACCAGGTTTGTAATACAACTTTCTGATAAGAAATTTCGTTTCtagtttcataattttattaccATTTTTAGTTCAGATGGTGATGGGACCAAAGGAATCAAACATTTGAAAAGACCGGATTCCATCATAGCCATATGATCCAAGGAATGCTATATGCTCCATTTTGTAACCCACGCAGATATTAttctaattaaatttttgcgttgtgctaaaattaaatcaatttttcaaatgttttcagGGAGCTTGTGGCTCTTGCTGGGCTTTCTCTACTGTTGCTAATATCGAAGGACTTTATTTCAACAAGTACAAGAAATTGGTGAATTTATCTGAGCAACGTAAGTTAgatttccctccaaaaaattattcaaatagcTTGGCGcagattttaagaaataaatgaattatGTGAGTTTTTGAAATAGGTGTAGACATTtaagattgaaaaattgaatttttgaaagagaattGAAAGACAAAAATCTAAATGAGACACTTTTACTTgaatttccagacaattttatGCATACCTGCAATAGGTAAGTTAAGCTGATTGCGAGAAATTAATAGAATATTTAAAGATCTTAGACTGTTTGAATGCGACCATCCCAATTTTCGCTTCATCTTACCTCTACAAAGTCTACTCACATGGCTATATCTCTTTCCTGCAACGGACAAATCAACGCGTGCATTCCTTTACGGAATTGGGCAGAAGTAGCAAATTACTATTCGTGAAACTATTCGTGCTTCTAAGTCACTCACATTGCCATCGCGGTTATTGAAGGAGAACTCAGATTGAGAGACACTTAATAAGATAAGCAATCAATCAAtgtattttgaaaacactgacacaGGGAAACAAATTTCCTCTCCGAGGCTGAACAAAAGTAGCAAAAATATTgcacgcaactattcgagcttctaAGTAGCTCACATTGCCGTCATGGCTATTGAAGGAGAACTCAGATTGAGACACCTAGGAGAGTAATTAATCAACATGTGTTCCTTTCCGAGAAGTAGCAAAACTACTGTGCGTCAACTATTCGTACTTCTAAGCAGTTCATCCCTTTTCCGTGTATAGAGCATGATACTCGTCGTTACCTATTTGCTGTGCTTATTTTAGCATTTCTGAGGGAGAAGAGTTGATGCTTATGCCTTATGCTAGTTGAGATGTCATGCAGCAATGTTTGTATATTGGAGCAAATCGGTGTAGAATGTTAATAGCCACCATATTGGCAATGTACTGTATATTACGGGAAGTTTCTTTCTTTAAACTTTTCGTGCCATTTTACCCTTCAAAAGTCTTTAAACATGGCTGTATCTTTTGCGTAGAACAGACCCATTATTAATTTCATATATCATTAATATAAgcatgaatgggaattataaagcgccagtggcGTCAGAGGTGACGAAGCCGCCTCCGTGTCGCCCGTGGAcgtttttaactcatgagccctgtccacaacgctcttttccattgctcacggctcatgagtgtcGCATATACAGTTGGCACTTAGTTCTGTTGAATAGAATTTAAAATACAGCATTTCCATCTCgccaaagggaatcacgcccactctTACATTGTTTCTATGCAGGTTTCTAGagcgcaccccatctttcccgcTGGTAAATAGTTTCGTGAAGTagagaaatatgtccaattggtCGACTAGACACCTGGAAAACTACCTTTAAAAAGAATTGTGTTACTTCGTatttgaatcggtgagaacgaaaacataccaactcgaaaaaatgaaaataatcaagacacacacaaaactgcaaaTAATGTGAAGTTcttccaagaaaaatatttttggcgcCTAAAAGTAAGTACTCGAAGAAactttaaatgtccaagttggaacagatacggtaacttcaatgacGTTTATAAAAATTGTCTGTCCTTAGTGATaaagtgagcattttcgaggtaccgacttggtgtgttttcgttctcactgattcattttacttccgatattaataaaaattttggttagtttttcttaCTATGTTATCCATCTGGGGTTATTTTTTCAGAGCTCGTTGACTGCGAAAAGAATTCAGACGGATGTTGGGGTGGATGGATGGCATCAGCCGTTGAATACTTAGCGGAGGCAGGAGGATTACAGGACGAGGACTCATATCCGTACATGGCGGTTGATCAAGTGTGCCAATTTGATAAAACGAAAGTCGTAGCCGAGGTTGAGAAGAACGTTATGCTACCGACGAACGAGAAGAAAATGATGGCTTACCTCTTCAAGAACGGACCTATCTCCATTGCTCTTGATGCCAGGGCCATGGGTGTAAGTCCGcactcttaaaaatttccgtgttaatggttactttgggttacttccagttacttttttctcggcctgcgggctgattattgaaattgatagacaaaactacagacaaataagacagaaggggtatggagggatcctattggtggaagagggtggttgcaatggacgaaggaggtaggtaatggactaactaacggcaaatcACGAGAAACCCtgtggttagtccatcatttatcccTTTAGTCTATGAGAGCCACCAGTTCCAACTAATGGTAACgtagtggaaaaaaaaaaaaaatctcaatgagTTCATCCAAAGAGTCCGTGGTccgtgaaaaaaatttcaggctGATAGTAGGCAAATCAATCATAATGTCAAATGCCTGCGCAgataatcaaattttgattatttccaTAGCATCACATGTTTTTGACAAAAAGGTCTCAATTTTTCAACGTTCTAAGTCTAATAATTAAAAAGTCTACGTATTCGTCTGAAATTTTGTCAGCAATTCTTTCCGCGTCAATCAAAATCGCCAAAATTGTAAATATCCTATATCTCAGGAAGCACGTTAGCAATTTGATGGTAAATGCTCATTGTTCATTACAAAATCGTTGAGTTGGTCCTAAAATGATCTAAAATATTGAACAGCACTTTTTCTTGCATATTGAAAACACTCTGTCCTCAATTTTAGCAAGGAGATTCATAATTATAATCTGCGagagaatatttgactatttacccaggcttttttttacaaaatgtctgatttgacAATTAGTCCTCAGTAGACCCCACAACTCGAAGCATGTGTCCAACATTAATTATTAAAACATAATGTTGCCTAAGAAAAGTTCGAggttctttactttttttctaaaaattaaactttcttTTTTGAAGGGGTACAAAGGAGGTATCGCCCATCCAACTGAACAATGGTGCTCCAAAAATAGCACAAAGGTGAACCATGGGATAGCATTGGTAGGCTACGGCGTGAAAGGTAAGTTAAAATATTTCCACCCGTCAATTTCGTATAACCTGTGACAAAACTTGCAGTTTCTCTTGACATAGTAAAATAGAATATCAAATCGGCAGTGTTCGGCAGAGGATGATCTCGTctgagtttagacgaatttttcggaattcgcatggaaaaaaaattactcaaaccTAGGTTTACCTAAATGTGGGTTCATTTCTGTGACATATACATATGCACGAAATATACGAATATCATAACTCCTTCCCCAACATCGTGTTGATGGCAACAAGGAAGACAATGTTAGAAGTAGAATCAAAACGTACCAATGACAACATGTTTACAACACCACAAATATTTCATGGTTCAGATCCTGCCTAAccatttttattattctttgtTAAGCGATTGGtactattttttgaaatacttACACAGAAGAATAAAAACTTCTCATCgttaaaatcacaaaataagCCCGAATTTCATAGTACTGCAGAGAACAAGTATTAAAATATGATAAGGATACATGGATTGGATGGAAAGATGTTTTTCAataggaaacccttttttccaTTACATTTTGCCCGGTCCTTGTGAAAGATAACCAAGCAAAATCGCTCTGTGCTAAAATGTTGGCTAAGTATGTACCTATCCATCTATAAGTTGCTGTCCTTTTTTATGTTCTAGTTGTTCAGTTCGACGACAAGAAGAAACGTTTACCATATTGGATTGCAAAGAACAGTTGGGGCACAGACAAATGTGATAAGGTAATAATTAAGTCAAATTTTACAGCGTAAATGTGCCATGACCCAATGGTGTCATGTGGAGAAATGGAGACTATTGCGCCatcaaattctgaaaattttgtttttttttttacttttttttctctttacaatATCTGTGTTCATTCTAGAATTttataatttacgttttttcgatttcataATCGTAGAAGCCACTTCTCTGAGGCCAAATCTAATTATTGACCaggagtaaaaaaaatttatgtacATTTcttgattattattatttaaaaaaaaaaaaaaaaaaaaaaaaaaaaaaaaaaaaaaactctgaaacATCCGAGTAGGAACTCCCTACAAATAATTAGATTGAAAATTAGATAAAACCAGCGCAAACTTCACTTTTGCATGCTATCTGTCGTATAGTTCTGCGtgtt comes from the Bemisia tabaci chromosome 7, PGI_BMITA_v3 genome and includes:
- the LOC109030124 gene encoding cathepsin F; protein product: MAPLRLCLGSFLVLCIVIDTTFSSAGVKYLPPVAPQKVHYGSLDANAVKSLFNEFTREYGKRYENLKEKEERLRIFSENLKRYDAMNAEEQGTAVYGIDEFSDMTVEEFSNKMLTLNINSYKKRLGEKYDDPSLKHVKAPKNFDWREKGGVTPIKDQGACGSCWAFSTVANIEGLYFNKYKKLVNLSEQQLVDCEKNSDGCWGGWMASAVEYLAEAGGLQDEDSYPYMAVDQVCQFDKTKVVAEVEKNVMLPTNEKKMMAYLFKNGPISIALDARAMGGYKGGIAHPTEQWCSKNSTKVNHGIALVGYGVKVVQFDDKKKRLPYWIAKNSWGTDKCDKGYWYVYRGDNVCGLANWPSSAVLK